The following proteins come from a genomic window of Methanocella conradii HZ254:
- a CDS encoding oligosaccharyl transferase, archaeosortase A system-associated, which yields MAKPSKGKKSLKPEQKAASRDKAAQKGQSGQQPPKAVQAEIQKSKPAAAPEKVEPTKQASIVEKSINFFRSSVTWYTVALVIIMAFMFYMRTVPAHDAVFTNWPWINGSTYVNVAEDDGVYHMRLLYNTLQHFPFRIMYDPFTHFPYGNTIHFGPLFELIPAAFLLIIGLGHPAQSLIDTVAAYYPAFLGILVVIPVYYTGKKLFGRRAGLVAAIILAFLPGAFFWRSMLGSTDHHIAEVLFMASTVACLVYALDAAKGSKLSLEHLKNKDWKSAKMPLIYAALTGLFFGCYLLNWVGAMLLAFILFAYFTLQAFVDHLKGRPLDYIPILAAFVFLIPTIMVLPYSLGNPSFQAVYYSLTQPVILIFAFIAICAEYLISRTMQQSKVERWAYPVSILGISVIGLLLIYLAIPGLFGILNYGIGQLWPSGGTLTIREAYPTFRDQDAGGIFSFKTVWYYFFLTFPASILGLLLFAFRAAKKQRPSDIMFLVWNLVMFWALIAQNRYTYYFALNASLLTAYLAAEMFNAIRLDDLWASFRKKVDSMESFQRFVKKNMGSCLAVAFVLLVFGFIAVYPTLPMSDLTTQGKEGALFQCSRSSPGMPYEWYDALMWMRNHTPDPQGSPVNASLDYWSGQYYKSPSNKTYDYPASAYGVMSWWDYGHMITYIANRIPNANPFQAGIIEENGTTGASPFFCSTDENRSVQMLDALGSRYVIIDNEMASTKFYAIQSWIGDTEGWKTEARANLTFANMTEGIIYDTGEQVPIIADTDKWNSSIMNRLYYGDASGMSHYRLVYESAGSYALNFMYMQFGDQGQVSYGMLEIPLRFDNYTDAYSYYDAASRFALSQNNQGTFYIYSARPPAKWVKIFEKVEGATLTGSAPDGASVTATLTLKTDWDRTFNYTATTVAHNGTYSFVVPYPTEQMKGDGYSYGIMPQGEYSITYGNTTKSVAVPESAVMNGATIQVS from the coding sequence ATGGCGAAACCATCGAAAGGGAAGAAGTCATTGAAGCCAGAGCAGAAGGCCGCAAGCCGTGATAAGGCGGCACAAAAGGGACAGTCGGGACAGCAGCCTCCAAAGGCTGTCCAGGCAGAAATTCAAAAAAGTAAGCCTGCGGCCGCTCCTGAAAAGGTGGAGCCGACAAAACAGGCAAGCATTGTAGAGAAATCGATTAATTTCTTCAGGTCAAGCGTGACGTGGTACACGGTCGCGCTGGTCATTATAATGGCGTTCATGTTCTACATGAGGACGGTGCCAGCGCATGATGCGGTGTTCACAAACTGGCCCTGGATTAACGGCTCTACTTATGTAAACGTGGCAGAGGACGATGGCGTCTATCACATGAGGCTTCTCTACAATACGCTTCAGCACTTCCCGTTCAGGATCATGTATGACCCGTTCACGCATTTCCCGTATGGGAATACCATACACTTCGGGCCACTATTTGAGCTTATACCGGCGGCTTTCCTGCTTATCATAGGCCTTGGGCACCCTGCCCAGTCGCTCATCGATACGGTGGCCGCATACTACCCGGCGTTCCTGGGCATACTGGTCGTCATACCGGTGTACTATACTGGTAAAAAGCTGTTCGGCCGGCGGGCGGGGCTGGTCGCCGCCATCATCCTGGCGTTCTTGCCCGGGGCGTTCTTCTGGCGCTCCATGCTGGGCTCGACCGACCACCACATAGCTGAGGTGCTCTTCATGGCCTCCACGGTCGCCTGCCTCGTGTACGCCCTCGACGCGGCCAAAGGCTCAAAGCTCAGCCTCGAGCACCTTAAAAACAAGGATTGGAAGTCCGCTAAGATGCCGCTCATCTACGCAGCTCTAACCGGCCTATTCTTCGGCTGCTACCTGCTGAACTGGGTCGGCGCAATGCTGCTCGCCTTCATACTCTTCGCCTACTTCACGCTGCAGGCCTTCGTCGACCACCTCAAGGGCCGCCCGCTGGACTATATACCTATACTGGCGGCCTTCGTGTTCCTCATCCCGACAATCATGGTGCTGCCCTACTCGCTGGGCAACCCGTCCTTCCAGGCGGTCTACTACTCCCTGACCCAGCCAGTCATACTCATCTTCGCCTTTATTGCTATATGCGCCGAGTATCTTATATCGAGGACGATGCAGCAGAGCAAGGTTGAGAGGTGGGCGTACCCGGTCTCAATCCTGGGCATAAGCGTAATAGGCTTACTCCTCATTTACCTGGCCATCCCCGGCCTGTTTGGCATCCTCAACTATGGTATCGGCCAGCTGTGGCCGAGCGGCGGGACCTTGACCATTAGAGAGGCATACCCGACGTTCCGGGACCAGGATGCGGGCGGTATATTTAGTTTCAAGACGGTCTGGTATTACTTCTTCTTGACGTTCCCTGCATCCATCCTCGGGCTGCTCCTGTTCGCCTTCAGGGCGGCTAAAAAGCAGCGCCCCTCCGACATCATGTTCCTGGTGTGGAACCTGGTCATGTTCTGGGCGCTCATAGCGCAGAACAGGTACACCTATTACTTCGCCCTGAACGCCTCTCTCCTCACGGCTTACCTCGCGGCCGAGATGTTCAACGCCATAAGACTCGACGACCTGTGGGCAAGCTTCAGGAAGAAGGTGGACAGCATGGAGAGCTTCCAGAGGTTCGTAAAGAAAAACATGGGAAGCTGCCTGGCCGTGGCCTTCGTCCTGCTCGTGTTCGGCTTCATTGCAGTATACCCGACGCTGCCCATGAGTGACCTCACCACGCAAGGCAAGGAAGGGGCGCTGTTCCAGTGCTCCAGGTCATCGCCGGGAATGCCATATGAGTGGTACGACGCCCTTATGTGGATGCGAAACCACACCCCGGACCCCCAGGGGTCGCCGGTAAACGCGTCACTGGACTATTGGAGCGGGCAGTACTATAAGTCTCCGTCCAATAAAACATATGATTACCCGGCGAGCGCTTATGGCGTGATGTCCTGGTGGGACTATGGCCACATGATCACCTATATCGCGAACAGGATACCCAACGCTAACCCGTTCCAGGCGGGCATCATCGAGGAGAACGGGACGACCGGTGCATCGCCGTTCTTCTGCTCAACCGACGAGAACAGGAGCGTCCAGATGCTCGACGCCCTGGGCTCGCGCTACGTCATAATCGATAACGAGATGGCCTCGACCAAGTTCTACGCCATCCAGTCGTGGATAGGCGACACCGAAGGGTGGAAGACGGAGGCCAGGGCCAATCTCACCTTTGCGAACATGACGGAGGGAATAATATACGATACAGGCGAGCAGGTGCCCATCATCGCGGATACTGATAAGTGGAACAGCTCCATCATGAACCGGCTCTATTATGGGGACGCCAGTGGCATGAGCCACTACCGCCTGGTCTACGAGTCGGCCGGCTCATATGCGCTTAACTTCATGTATATGCAGTTTGGCGACCAGGGCCAGGTCTCTTATGGCATGCTAGAAATACCGCTAAGGTTTGATAACTATACGGACGCCTACAGCTACTACGACGCGGCTAGCAGGTTCGCGCTGTCGCAGAACAATCAGGGGACGTTCTATATATATAGCGCCAGGCCGCCTGCAAAATGGGTCAAGATATTCGAGAAGGTCGAGGGGGCTACTCTGACCGGAAGCGCCCCGGATGGCGCCAGCGTGACCGCCACGCTAACGCTTAAGACCGACTGGGACAGGACGTTCAACTACACGGCGACCACAGTTGCCCATAACGGCACCTACTCCTTCGTGGTGCCGTACCCCACGGAGCAGATGAAGGGCGACGGCTACTCGTATGGCATCATGCCCCAGGGCGAGTACTCTATCACCTATGGCAATACCACTAAGTCCGTGGCCGTGCCGGAGAGCGCAGTGATGAACGGTGCCACCATCCAGGTATCATAA
- the aglJ gene encoding S-layer glycoprotein N-glycosyltransferase AglJ, with protein MKDGVCILIPTLNEEKTIGDLVARFKRLGYEDVLVIDGNSSDNTVQEAKAAGARVVMQDGCGKGRAIQQAFAIIDKDITVMIDGDGTYLPEEVDKLVEPIASGRADHVMGNRFANYEKGAFTRLNLLGNKILNKLFNIDYKVRLEDILTGYRAFNKKAIKVMDLNQSGFGIEVELTVESIKKDLRILEVPISYRARAPGAPTKLKPLEDGFKIGYTIYKLGKTYNPMLYLSLIGAAFVVAGLVVGSYVTIDWFKGINHLPLTVLTALLTITGVQIFIFGYLSDMIVQLQREMLRELRKR; from the coding sequence ATGAAAGACGGCGTTTGCATCCTCATCCCCACCCTAAACGAGGAGAAGACCATAGGAGACCTGGTGGCCCGCTTCAAGAGGCTGGGCTACGAGGACGTCCTCGTGATAGACGGCAATAGCTCGGATAACACCGTGCAGGAGGCGAAGGCGGCAGGCGCCCGCGTCGTCATGCAGGACGGCTGTGGCAAGGGCAGGGCAATCCAGCAGGCCTTCGCCATCATTGACAAAGACATAACGGTGATGATCGACGGCGACGGGACCTACCTGCCAGAAGAGGTGGATAAGCTCGTCGAGCCCATCGCCAGCGGCAGGGCGGACCACGTCATGGGTAACCGCTTCGCCAACTATGAGAAGGGCGCCTTCACCCGCCTCAACCTTCTGGGCAACAAGATCCTGAATAAGCTGTTCAACATCGACTATAAGGTGAGGCTGGAGGACATTCTTACCGGATACAGGGCTTTTAATAAAAAGGCCATAAAGGTGATGGACCTCAACCAGTCGGGCTTCGGCATCGAGGTAGAGCTCACGGTGGAGAGCATTAAGAAAGATCTGCGCATCTTAGAGGTGCCCATCTCGTATAGGGCAAGGGCACCTGGTGCCCCGACGAAGCTTAAGCCCCTGGAGGACGGCTTCAAGATTGGCTATACAATTTATAAGCTCGGCAAGACTTATAACCCCATGCTGTATTTAAGCCTTATAGGCGCCGCCTTCGTCGTCGCCGGGCTGGTCGTGGGCAGCTACGTCACCATTGACTGGTTTAAGGGCATCAATCACCTTCCGCTGACCGTTTTGACCGCCCTTTTGACCATCACGGGCGTCCAGATATTCATTTTCGGGTACCTGAGCGACATGATCGTGCAGCTTCAACGGGAGATGCTGCGTGAGCTCAGGAAGCGCTAA
- a CDS encoding ferritin family protein, which yields MPEFANPFAGMNAPRKLTKEELIRAIRFDVAAEYEAAQLYTQLADSTDDKLAQAVLRDVAEEEVVHAGEFLRLLKHLAPDEEKSYKKGYREVEEMMGKLEKK from the coding sequence TTGCCAGAGTTCGCTAACCCGTTCGCCGGGATGAACGCCCCCAGGAAGCTGACTAAAGAGGAGCTTATACGGGCCATACGCTTTGACGTGGCCGCCGAGTACGAGGCCGCTCAGCTATACACGCAGCTGGCCGACTCTACGGACGATAAGCTCGCCCAGGCCGTGCTAAGAGACGTGGCCGAAGAAGAGGTCGTCCATGCTGGCGAGTTCCTGAGGCTACTCAAACACCTTGCCCCGGACGAGGAAAAGTCTTATAAAAAAGGCTACAGGGAAGTCGAGGAAATGATGGGGAAGCTCGAGAAGAAGTGA
- a CDS encoding carboxypeptidase-like regulatory domain-containing protein, translated as MIKRDKTLIALTFIVIFAFICELSAIAVADNSTATATPMAEPTLTVTPVPTPAARDVFSSPKWETDHVAITVKNAGAPIVVVSWIDSPLKNATIAVGAGETMVVTTPSIQAENGQIVSFGFEAYENGVLINSYNKTITVMMGPTPTPAPVESVIVSGLVVDADNGTPIVGASLIFRSITYEKAYPAVTTGSDGMYTSPKMYPDSYMIKITASGYQPAQMVTEKITGDTMLDNIQLKRLAAAQTPTPAPSPTPVNPIDSWISLLYNPQMCLGALTALVTAIGGSIGIYEWMERRRLARQKGEASGGEKKDEPPAGGVKKP; from the coding sequence ATGATAAAACGCGATAAAACGCTCATAGCCTTGACATTTATAGTTATTTTCGCCTTTATATGCGAGTTATCTGCTATCGCTGTGGCCGACAATTCGACAGCAACCGCGACTCCGATGGCGGAGCCTACGCTCACCGTGACGCCCGTGCCTACGCCGGCCGCCCGTGACGTGTTCTCCTCCCCGAAATGGGAGACGGATCATGTGGCCATCACGGTAAAAAACGCGGGGGCTCCAATTGTGGTGGTATCGTGGATAGACAGCCCATTAAAGAATGCTACTATAGCCGTTGGGGCTGGCGAGACGATGGTCGTAACGACCCCCTCCATTCAGGCGGAGAACGGCCAGATCGTGAGCTTTGGGTTTGAGGCCTATGAAAACGGTGTGCTCATCAATTCGTATAATAAAACCATTACCGTCATGATGGGGCCGACGCCTACTCCCGCCCCCGTAGAGAGCGTGATCGTGTCCGGCCTGGTCGTGGATGCGGATAACGGCACCCCCATAGTAGGCGCATCACTCATCTTCCGCTCCATAACATATGAAAAGGCCTACCCGGCCGTGACGACGGGCAGCGATGGCATGTATACCTCGCCAAAGATGTACCCGGACTCGTACATGATAAAGATCACTGCGAGCGGCTACCAGCCAGCCCAGATGGTTACCGAAAAGATTACCGGCGATACCATGCTCGATAATATACAATTAAAGCGGCTGGCCGCGGCGCAAACGCCTACTCCCGCCCCCTCGCCGACCCCGGTAAACCCGATCGACTCCTGGATATCGCTCTTATACAACCCGCAGATGTGCCTGGGTGCGCTCACGGCCCTGGTGACCGCGATCGGAGGCTCGATAGGCATTTACGAGTGGATGGAGAGGCGACGCCTGGCCCGCCAGAAGGGAGAGGCCAGCGGGGGCGAAAAGAAGGATGAGCCTCCAGCAGGCGGCGTCAAGAAGCCCTAG
- a CDS encoding cation-translocating P-type ATPase has protein sequence MEKAEGALDVGHIKGLTKEEAALRLAAEGYNELPAGKKRTILGIAMEALKEPMFLLLMASGAIYLTIGDVEDALMLLGFVFVVIGITVYQEEKVERALDALKSLSSPRALVIRDGEARRIPGREVVRGDVVVLAEGDRVPADAVVLSCRNLLVDESLLTGESVPVRKLPGEKVAAIGRPGGDDLPFVYSGTLVVQGHGIAEVKETGVRTEIGKIGKALQAPGPEKTPLQREAEGLVKAFAVAGMAACIVVIVAYSLTRGNWHSGVLAGLTLAMALIPEEIPVVLTIFLALGAWRMSKRSVLTRRLRSIQALGSTTVLAVDKTGTLTLSRMTLSELYSHGSFFRIGEESRSLPEPFHELLEYSMLASQSSPFDPMEKAINDVRRKLLSSTEHLHDDWSIVQEYALSRKLLALSHVWQSPDDGEYVIAAKGAPEAIFDLCHMDEEEKSRLGAIVERMAGEGLRVIGVARAKYKKGGLPPDQHDFKYDFIGLLGFFDPLRPTVPEAVKECYEAGLRVVMITGDYPATAQSIARQAGIACNEIITGHGLEMLSDDELKERVKSVNVFARVVPDQKLRIIKALKENGEVVLMTGDGVNDAPALKNADIGIAMGVRGTEVAREASSFVLLDDDFSSIVHAVRTGRRILDNIKKAVAYIFAIHVPIAGMSLLPVLLGWPIMLFPAHIAFLELIIDPVCSVVFEAEPEEKDVMKRPPRKLDEPIFDKRMVALSVLQGLVVLGIVATVYRLAPLLGESDSQARALAFTTLVLANLGLVFTNRSWSRTIVEMVGVRNEALLWVTLGALFFLGFALYVPFLASIFKFGPLHFVDLFVCVVASIASILWFEALKLIVRIGGHRASI, from the coding sequence ATGGAAAAGGCGGAGGGCGCCCTGGACGTCGGGCACATTAAAGGCCTCACTAAAGAAGAGGCAGCATTAAGGCTAGCCGCTGAAGGGTACAACGAGCTACCTGCCGGCAAGAAGCGTACCATTTTGGGTATAGCGATGGAGGCCTTAAAGGAGCCTATGTTTTTACTCCTCATGGCCAGCGGGGCAATTTACCTGACGATAGGCGACGTCGAAGATGCCCTAATGCTGCTGGGGTTCGTCTTTGTAGTAATCGGGATAACGGTTTATCAAGAGGAGAAGGTGGAGCGGGCGCTCGATGCGCTTAAAAGCCTGTCAAGCCCGCGCGCCCTGGTAATCCGTGATGGGGAGGCGAGGCGAATACCCGGCAGGGAGGTGGTGCGGGGGGACGTCGTCGTGCTGGCGGAGGGGGACAGGGTGCCTGCCGACGCCGTCGTCCTTTCATGTAGAAACTTACTCGTAGACGAGTCATTGCTCACGGGAGAGTCTGTGCCCGTGAGAAAGCTCCCTGGAGAAAAGGTCGCAGCGATTGGAAGGCCTGGCGGCGACGACCTTCCTTTTGTGTATTCTGGCACCCTCGTGGTGCAGGGGCATGGCATCGCGGAGGTAAAAGAGACCGGGGTGCGCACAGAGATTGGAAAGATTGGCAAAGCGCTTCAAGCGCCAGGGCCGGAGAAGACCCCGCTTCAAAGGGAGGCGGAGGGCCTGGTAAAGGCGTTTGCGGTGGCAGGGATGGCGGCGTGTATCGTCGTCATCGTGGCCTATTCGCTCACCCGTGGAAACTGGCACAGCGGGGTGCTGGCCGGCCTTACGCTGGCCATGGCGCTCATACCCGAAGAGATCCCCGTAGTATTGACCATCTTCCTGGCGCTGGGCGCCTGGAGGATGTCGAAAAGGAGCGTCCTTACGAGGCGGCTCAGGTCTATCCAGGCGCTCGGCTCTACCACGGTGCTCGCGGTGGACAAGACGGGCACGCTGACCTTGAGCAGGATGACGCTAAGCGAGCTGTACTCGCATGGAAGCTTTTTCAGGATAGGCGAGGAGAGCCGGTCGCTTCCTGAGCCTTTTCACGAGCTGCTGGAGTATTCAATGCTCGCCAGCCAATCCAGCCCGTTCGACCCTATGGAGAAAGCGATAAATGATGTCAGGAGAAAATTGCTCTCGAGCACTGAGCATTTACACGATGACTGGAGCATCGTCCAGGAATACGCCCTATCGAGAAAGCTCCTCGCCCTCTCGCATGTCTGGCAGTCTCCCGATGACGGCGAATACGTGATAGCCGCGAAAGGAGCCCCGGAGGCGATATTCGACCTTTGCCACATGGATGAGGAAGAGAAATCCAGGCTTGGCGCCATAGTGGAGAGGATGGCAGGCGAAGGCCTGCGGGTCATAGGGGTTGCCCGGGCAAAGTATAAGAAAGGCGGGCTTCCTCCCGACCAGCATGACTTTAAGTATGATTTTATTGGGCTTCTTGGATTCTTTGACCCGCTGCGCCCCACGGTGCCGGAGGCGGTTAAGGAGTGCTATGAGGCGGGGCTGCGGGTCGTGATGATTACTGGCGACTACCCGGCCACGGCGCAAAGCATAGCGAGACAGGCGGGCATAGCCTGTAATGAGATCATAACGGGCCACGGCCTTGAGATGCTAAGCGACGATGAGCTGAAAGAGCGCGTCAAGAGCGTAAACGTTTTCGCAAGGGTGGTCCCGGACCAAAAGCTGCGCATCATTAAGGCTTTGAAGGAGAACGGGGAGGTCGTCCTGATGACAGGGGACGGTGTAAACGATGCGCCAGCGCTGAAAAACGCGGACATCGGCATCGCCATGGGGGTGAGGGGCACCGAGGTTGCGCGCGAGGCCTCCTCATTCGTGCTGCTTGACGACGATTTCTCCTCCATCGTGCATGCCGTGAGAACGGGAAGGAGGATACTGGATAATATAAAGAAGGCCGTGGCATACATTTTTGCCATACACGTTCCTATCGCGGGCATGTCCCTGCTTCCCGTGCTCCTTGGATGGCCTATCATGCTCTTCCCGGCGCACATCGCCTTTTTGGAGCTGATAATTGACCCGGTCTGCTCGGTGGTGTTCGAGGCGGAGCCCGAGGAGAAGGACGTCATGAAAAGGCCGCCGCGGAAGCTGGACGAGCCCATATTCGATAAAAGGATGGTGGCCCTGAGCGTCTTGCAGGGCTTGGTCGTCCTGGGTATCGTCGCCACAGTTTATAGGCTTGCGCCCCTGCTTGGGGAGAGCGACTCTCAGGCCCGTGCTCTCGCCTTTACAACGCTTGTCCTTGCGAACCTGGGCCTAGTCTTTACTAACCGCTCGTGGAGCAGGACTATAGTTGAGATGGTTGGCGTTCGTAATGAGGCGCTGCTTTGGGTTACCCTGGGTGCCCTGTTTTTCCTGGGCTTTGCCCTTTACGTGCCCTTTTTGGCCTCTATCTTTAAGTTTGGCCCCCTGCATTTTGTCGATTTGTTTGTGTGTGTTGTCGCCAGCATTGCCAGTATACTTTGGTTCGAGGCCCTGAAATTGATCGTCAGGATTGGCGGCCATCGAGCTTCAATATAG